The following proteins are encoded in a genomic region of Bacillus sp. FJAT-22090:
- a CDS encoding ABC transporter ATP-binding protein, with amino-acid sequence MSSMKRYMQFVKPYNLQILLTIVIGIIKFAIPLFIPILIKIVIDDIIDENMAYEEKMKQLVYWLGGTALVFLIVRPPIEYYRQYLAQLVSNKILYDIRQKLYIHLQKLSLKYYSNTRAGEVISRVINDVEQTKNFVMIGLMNVWLDLATILIAIGIMLTMNVKLTIVTLLAFPFYAFSVKYFFGRLRDLTRKRSQALAGVQSYLHERVQGMSIIKTFTLEKHEQKLFNEANGEFLDKAVDQTIWNAKAFAVVNTITDIAPLLVIAYAGYEAINGRLSVGTMAAFIAYIERLYSPLRRLVNSSTTLTQSFASMDRVFELMDEQYDIVDKKGATTIDRSLGNVTFSNVSFQYDKEGTTILNHVDFHVNAGETVAFVGMSGGGKSTIISLIPRFYDVTSGSVQIDGQDVRDVTIESLRKHIGIVLQDNILFSDSVKSNILMGNPNATDEEVIEAAKAANAHDFIMELPEGYETKVGERGVKLSGGQKQRVAIARVFLKNPAILVLDEATSALDLESEALIQDSLERLAKDRTTIIVAHRLSTITHADNIFVIENGEVVENGNHHNLMNHKGVYYNLFQIQHLDTVN; translated from the coding sequence ATGAGTTCGATGAAGCGGTATATGCAATTTGTGAAACCATATAACCTTCAAATATTATTAACGATTGTCATTGGTATTATCAAATTTGCTATACCTTTATTTATACCAATACTTATTAAAATTGTGATTGATGATATTATTGACGAGAACATGGCCTATGAGGAAAAGATGAAGCAGTTGGTTTATTGGCTAGGAGGGACTGCATTAGTATTTTTAATAGTTCGTCCACCAATCGAGTATTATCGACAATATTTGGCTCAACTAGTGAGTAATAAAATACTATATGATATACGTCAAAAACTCTATATTCATCTGCAGAAACTAAGTTTAAAGTATTACTCGAATACACGAGCTGGAGAAGTTATTTCCAGAGTTATAAATGATGTAGAACAAACAAAAAACTTTGTCATGATTGGTTTGATGAATGTCTGGTTAGATTTAGCTACTATTCTAATTGCAATCGGAATAATGCTCACAATGAATGTAAAGTTGACTATTGTTACTTTATTAGCATTTCCATTTTACGCATTTAGTGTGAAATACTTTTTTGGCAGACTACGCGATCTCACAAGAAAACGTTCGCAGGCATTAGCAGGAGTCCAAAGCTATTTACATGAACGTGTACAAGGTATGAGTATTATTAAAACGTTTACTTTGGAGAAGCATGAACAAAAACTATTTAACGAAGCAAATGGGGAGTTTTTAGATAAAGCGGTCGACCAAACGATATGGAATGCGAAGGCATTCGCTGTTGTGAATACAATAACCGATATAGCACCATTACTAGTGATAGCATATGCAGGATATGAAGCAATCAACGGAAGATTATCTGTGGGAACGATGGCTGCTTTTATTGCATATATTGAACGTTTGTACAGCCCATTGCGACGATTAGTTAATTCATCTACAACGTTAACTCAATCATTTGCATCTATGGATCGAGTCTTTGAATTGATGGATGAACAATACGATATTGTTGATAAAAAAGGAGCGACCACAATAGATCGCTCACTTGGCAATGTTACATTCTCTAATGTGTCATTTCAATATGATAAAGAAGGAACTACCATCTTAAATCACGTAGATTTTCACGTCAACGCTGGTGAAACAGTAGCATTTGTCGGAATGAGCGGTGGAGGGAAATCTACTATTATTAGTCTTATCCCTAGGTTTTATGATGTGACAAGTGGCAGTGTCCAAATTGATGGACAAGATGTTCGGGATGTAACTATTGAATCCTTAAGGAAGCATATCGGAATTGTATTGCAGGATAATATTTTGTTTAGTGACTCGGTAAAATCAAATATATTAATGGGTAATCCAAATGCTACAGATGAAGAGGTTATTGAAGCGGCTAAGGCTGCTAATGCCCATGATTTCATCATGGAGTTACCAGAAGGCTATGAAACAAAAGTTGGAGAACGTGGAGTAAAACTTTCCGGTGGACAAAAACAGCGGGTTGCAATTGCACGAGTGTTTTTAAAAAATCCTGCAATTTTAGTTCTAGATGAGGCGACTTCTGCATTAGATTTAGAGAGTGAGGCTTTAATCCAAGACTCATTAGAACGACTAGCGAAAGATCGTACTACTATTATTGTTGCTCATAGACTTTCTACTATCACTCATGCTGATAATATATTTGTAATTGAAAATGGTGAAGTAGTTGAAAATGGAAATCATCATAACTTAATGAATCATAAAGGTGTATATTATAACCTTTTTCAAATACAACATTTAGATACAGTAAATTAA
- a CDS encoding ABC transporter ATP-binding protein codes for MQNRQVILEVKDLQTSFFTDDGVIPSVDYVDFHVREGEILGIVGESGCGKSVTSLSIMGLVPSPPGKITNGQILFRGKDLTKFTEKEMRSVRGNDVAMIFQEPMTSLNPLFTIGNQLIEAIALHKKDWSKKQAKARAIEMLKLVGLPRAEELMRDYPHQLSGGMRQRVMIAMALVCDPKVLIADEPTTALDVTIQAQILKLMRDLNERLNTAVLLITHDLGVVAETCERVVVMYAGKVVEEGSVETIFNNPQHPYTKGLIASVPDMRFKKQRLYSIPGNVPKPGTIKEGCRFAARCESVFGRCTVESPPLYETSEGHKTRCFLYDEKEVGVHDKTAATS; via the coding sequence ATGCAAAATCGTCAAGTAATTTTAGAAGTGAAAGATCTTCAAACTTCCTTTTTCACTGATGATGGTGTTATACCATCCGTTGATTATGTAGATTTTCATGTCAGAGAAGGAGAGATATTAGGAATCGTAGGCGAGTCAGGTTGCGGTAAAAGTGTAACTTCTCTTTCTATCATGGGCTTGGTTCCTAGTCCTCCAGGGAAAATAACAAACGGACAAATTTTATTTAGAGGAAAAGATTTAACAAAATTTACAGAGAAGGAAATGCGAAGTGTTCGTGGAAATGATGTTGCGATGATTTTTCAGGAGCCTATGACATCGTTGAATCCTTTATTCACAATAGGAAATCAGCTAATAGAAGCCATAGCATTACATAAAAAGGACTGGAGTAAAAAGCAGGCGAAAGCTAGAGCGATTGAAATGTTGAAGTTGGTAGGATTACCGAGGGCGGAAGAATTGATGCGAGATTATCCTCACCAACTCTCAGGTGGTATGAGACAGCGGGTTATGATTGCTATGGCATTAGTATGTGATCCAAAGGTACTCATTGCCGATGAACCAACTACAGCATTAGATGTAACGATACAAGCGCAAATATTAAAGTTAATGAGAGACTTGAATGAGCGATTAAATACGGCAGTTCTATTAATTACACATGATTTAGGAGTTGTAGCAGAAACATGTGAGCGAGTTGTTGTTATGTATGCTGGAAAGGTAGTGGAAGAGGGATCGGTTGAGACTATTTTCAATAATCCACAACATCCATATACGAAAGGTTTAATAGCTTCAGTTCCCGATATGCGTTTCAAAAAACAACGACTTTATTCAATTCCAGGAAATGTGCCAAAACCTGGGACGATTAAAGAAGGATGCCGGTTTGCTGCGCGTTGTGAATCAGTGTTCGGTCGATGTACGGTAGAGAGTCCTCCTTTATATGAAACCTCCGAAGGTCATAAAACAAGATGTTTCTTATACGATGAAAAGGAGGTTGGAGTACATGACAAAACCGCTGCTACAAGTTGA
- a CDS encoding ABC transporter ATP-binding protein, producing the protein MTKPLLQVEGLKKYFPTHSGLLGRQSGYVKAVDDVSFYVNEGETLGIVGESGCGKSTTGRMLMRLLEPTEGKVTFDGKELTNISSSEMRKARREIQMVFQDPYASLNPRHTVEKILMEPLIVHNIGDAKSRKKKVYDFLEIVGLSSYHAKRYPHQFSGGQRQRIGIARALMTNPKLIIADEPVSALDVSIQAQVLNLMQDLQKELKLTYIFIAHDLGVVRHISDRVGVMYLGKMAELATSESLYAEPLHPYTKALLSAVPVPDPEFKREQIILEGDIPSPSNPPTGCTFHTRCPYKMDVCTTVVPKLEEVKTGHFVACHLYKEAVQH; encoded by the coding sequence ATGACAAAACCGCTGCTACAAGTTGAAGGATTGAAAAAGTACTTTCCTACTCATTCGGGATTATTAGGAAGACAATCGGGTTACGTAAAAGCAGTGGACGATGTATCTTTTTATGTTAATGAGGGTGAAACACTCGGTATTGTAGGGGAATCTGGTTGTGGTAAATCTACTACTGGTCGAATGCTTATGAGATTACTAGAGCCGACTGAAGGTAAAGTAACTTTTGATGGAAAAGAACTTACGAATATTTCTAGTTCAGAAATGAGAAAAGCACGTAGAGAGATTCAAATGGTTTTTCAAGACCCTTATGCATCATTAAATCCGCGTCATACAGTTGAGAAGATTTTAATGGAGCCTCTCATTGTCCACAACATCGGCGATGCTAAAAGCCGTAAGAAGAAAGTTTATGATTTTTTAGAAATCGTTGGACTTAGTAGTTACCATGCAAAAAGGTATCCACACCAATTTAGTGGTGGGCAACGCCAAAGGATTGGGATTGCTAGAGCCTTAATGACAAATCCAAAGTTAATTATTGCAGATGAGCCGGTGTCCGCTCTTGATGTTTCTATTCAAGCGCAAGTACTTAATCTCATGCAAGATTTACAGAAAGAACTAAAGCTAACGTATATCTTTATCGCACATGATTTAGGGGTAGTGCGGCATATAAGTGATCGCGTTGGTGTTATGTATTTAGGTAAAATGGCTGAGCTTGCGACAAGTGAATCTCTTTACGCAGAGCCACTACATCCATATACAAAGGCGCTGCTTTCTGCAGTTCCTGTTCCCGACCCAGAGTTTAAGAGGGAACAAATTATATTAGAAGGAGATATTCCGAGTCCTTCAAATCCACCGACAGGTTGTACGTTTCACACAAGATGTCCTTATAAGATGGATGTTTGTACAACCGTTGTACCGAAATTAGAAGAAGTAAAAACAGGTCATTTTGTTGCCTGCCATTTATATAAAGAGGCAGTCCAACATTGA
- a CDS encoding ABC transporter substrate-binding protein: MGKKKIWSFLLLMLVALTVVLAACSSGDSSEGTSKTDKENEGATEGESASTGNKVLIFGRGGDSVSLDPAAVTDGESFKVTQNVFETLLNFGEQDTTINEGLATKWEPSEDGLTYTFTLREGVKFHDGTDFNAEAVVKNFERWANGSEDKFPYYASMFGGFVGDESHVIESVTAEGDYTVIFKLKRAQAPFLKNIAMSPFGIASPTALESAGDAFGDNPVGTGPFKFVEWKRNDSITVEKFEDYWAEGLPKLDKVVFRSIPDNSARLNALLTGEIDLADGVNPADGATVEGDSTLQLFERPSMNVGYLGLTSTRPPFDNVKVRQAINHAIDKQAIVDAFFEGRAEVAKNPMPSSISGYNDDIPGYEYDPAKAKELLAEAGFADGFEMELWAMPVPRPYMPDGTKVAEAIQKNLEDIGVKAKIVSFEWATYLEKARNGEADAFMLGWTGDNGDADNFLYVLLDKDNIGSNNYTYYSNDDLHNILIEAQTEVDEDKRNELYKQAQEIIFADAPWVPLAHSTPLLAGKAELVDFLPHPTGSDKLTKVDFK; the protein is encoded by the coding sequence ATGGGAAAGAAGAAAATATGGTCATTTTTGTTGCTAATGTTAGTAGCTCTAACAGTAGTTCTTGCAGCATGTTCTTCAGGTGATTCATCAGAAGGCACTAGCAAAACAGACAAAGAGAATGAAGGTGCTACTGAAGGGGAATCAGCATCTACTGGCAACAAAGTACTTATTTTTGGACGTGGTGGAGATTCCGTTTCATTGGATCCAGCCGCAGTAACAGATGGGGAATCCTTCAAAGTAACACAAAACGTGTTTGAAACACTTTTGAACTTTGGGGAACAAGATACAACGATTAATGAAGGATTAGCTACGAAATGGGAGCCTTCAGAAGACGGACTTACTTATACATTTACTCTACGTGAAGGGGTTAAGTTCCACGACGGAACAGACTTTAATGCAGAAGCTGTAGTAAAAAACTTTGAACGTTGGGCAAATGGTTCGGAAGACAAATTCCCATACTATGCTTCTATGTTTGGTGGTTTTGTAGGAGATGAAAGCCATGTAATTGAATCTGTAACTGCAGAAGGTGATTACACAGTTATCTTTAAATTAAAACGTGCACAAGCACCGTTCTTAAAAAATATTGCAATGAGTCCTTTTGGAATTGCTAGTCCGACTGCATTGGAATCTGCAGGAGATGCTTTTGGAGACAATCCAGTAGGCACAGGTCCATTTAAATTTGTTGAATGGAAACGTAATGATTCAATAACTGTTGAAAAATTTGAGGATTATTGGGCTGAAGGACTTCCAAAGCTTGATAAAGTTGTTTTCCGCTCTATTCCAGATAACTCTGCTCGTTTAAATGCGCTTCTTACAGGTGAAATTGATTTAGCTGATGGAGTAAATCCAGCAGATGGTGCAACAGTTGAAGGTGATTCAACTTTACAACTATTTGAACGTCCATCTATGAACGTAGGATATTTAGGTCTTACATCTACACGTCCTCCATTTGATAATGTAAAAGTTCGACAAGCGATTAACCATGCAATTGACAAACAAGCTATCGTAGATGCTTTCTTCGAGGGTCGTGCGGAAGTTGCGAAAAACCCAATGCCATCTTCTATTAGTGGATACAATGATGACATTCCTGGTTATGAGTACGATCCAGCAAAAGCAAAAGAACTTTTAGCAGAAGCAGGATTTGCGGATGGCTTTGAAATGGAATTATGGGCAATGCCTGTACCAAGACCATATATGCCAGATGGAACTAAGGTGGCTGAGGCTATTCAAAAGAACTTAGAGGATATCGGTGTTAAAGCGAAAATCGTTTCCTTTGAGTGGGCGACTTATTTAGAAAAAGCTCGTAACGGAGAAGCGGATGCATTCATGTTAGGTTGGACTGGTGATAACGGAGACGCAGATAACTTCCTTTATGTATTACTGGACAAAGATAATATTGGAAGCAATAACTACACTTACTATAGCAACGACGATCTACACAACATCCTAATTGAAGCACAAACAGAAGTTGACGAAGATAAACGTAATGAATTGTATAAGCAAGCTCAAGAAATCATATTTGCAGATGCTCCTTGGGTACCACTTGCACACTCAACTCCATTACTAGCAGGGAAAGCAGAATTGGTAGACTTCTTACCACATCCTACTGGATCTGATAAATTAACGAAAGTCGACTTTAAGTAA
- a CDS encoding ABC transporter permease, with protein sequence MLHYIGKRLLQLIPVLLGMTFVVFMIIRAIPGNPAQVILGQLASKEAIEALEIKLGLNNPWYTQYFDYLFGLLKGDLGESMRTVQPVAKEIWPYLAATFELALFAIIIAVIIGVNAGIISAWFQNSWFDYFAMILALIGVSMPIFWLGLMEQWIFGIEFQWLPTTGREDVRNPVSSVTNLYVLDTILNGRFDQLGVVLKHLVLPGIALATIPMAIIARMTRSSMLEVMRADYVRTARAKGQKMFWVVYKHSLKNAIIPVLTVIGLQMGLLLGGAILTETIFGWPGIGRYIYDAIQFRDYPVIQSGILIVAFIFVMINLFVDILYGLIDPRIKYD encoded by the coding sequence ATGCTTCACTATATCGGAAAAAGATTATTACAATTAATCCCTGTTTTGCTTGGTATGACATTTGTTGTCTTTATGATTATACGGGCTATCCCTGGGAATCCTGCTCAGGTTATATTGGGGCAATTAGCATCAAAAGAAGCGATAGAAGCATTAGAAATAAAACTCGGATTAAATAATCCATGGTATACGCAATACTTTGATTACTTATTTGGTCTCCTAAAAGGAGATCTAGGAGAATCGATGCGAACAGTTCAACCAGTTGCAAAAGAGATCTGGCCATACTTAGCGGCAACATTTGAATTGGCTCTGTTTGCCATTATTATTGCGGTCATTATTGGAGTAAATGCTGGAATTATCTCTGCTTGGTTCCAAAACTCTTGGTTTGATTACTTTGCAATGATCTTAGCGTTAATTGGTGTATCAATGCCAATCTTTTGGTTAGGTTTGATGGAACAATGGATATTTGGAATAGAATTTCAATGGCTCCCTACGACAGGTAGAGAAGATGTAAGGAATCCAGTTTCATCTGTCACGAACTTATATGTATTAGATACGATTTTGAATGGTCGTTTTGATCAGCTGGGTGTCGTGTTAAAACATCTTGTATTGCCGGGTATTGCACTTGCAACTATTCCAATGGCCATTATTGCACGAATGACTCGTTCTAGTATGTTAGAAGTAATGAGAGCTGATTATGTTCGAACTGCTCGAGCAAAAGGGCAAAAAATGTTTTGGGTTGTTTATAAGCATTCGTTGAAGAATGCCATCATTCCAGTTTTAACAGTTATCGGCTTGCAAATGGGTCTGTTACTTGGTGGAGCGATATTAACAGAAACTATTTTTGGGTGGCCTGGTATTGGACGTTATATTTATGATGCAATTCAGTTCCGTGACTATCCTGTCATTCAATCTGGAATATTAATTGTTGCGTTTATTTTTGTCATGATTAATCTATTTGTTGATATTTTATACGGTTTAATTGATCCAAGGATTAAATACGACTAA